One Cryptomeria japonica chromosome 9, Sugi_1.0, whole genome shotgun sequence genomic window carries:
- the LOC131040650 gene encoding uncharacterized protein LOC131040650 yields MAGTGSASASSSSVANVRNENTPFKIDQDSPLWHYTTMIKPVSGGGGFVWQCNHCGTEYTSSYYRVKGHLCFIPGRGIKFCKGSDGKGLPKALVLGYIREQEEADRRSGKAKTNHPLIHQSSMSKRPSSSMGSTRPAGSHPFMQNPPVDAVENQNVVASRKRGPLDFAFKNELREIADSKIARCLYGNGLPFNLVRSPYFRDMVHTLCNTPSDYVCPGYEKVRTTLLAKKKASIELQLKVIKDTWQETGVTIVSDGWKDCKNRPLINVIAVCPKGAMFLKAVDCEGQVKDASFIANILIECIDMVGPQNVVQVVTDNAKNCRAAGTIVEATYGHIFWTPCAIHSLNLIMQKLGTQIDWVKKLYAEGEEIQMFVTNHHMSQAIFRTFSKLELLKVAETRFASHTLVLRRLLKVRDALSSMVINSLWSVWKQSHTERALKVRALILSEKWWDDVEYVLNFTEPIMSMIRYADTDRPCLGEIYDGMDCMVEKIKEVINRKENDPTETFFKVVQKIVVDRWNKMTTPLHLLAFALTPKFYSAEMLATPRRVPPYRDAEVASGYRAAFKKIYQDEETRNIVMREFGQFVSAKNHDVVALNARYGMDADEWWYVHGQGSIYLQPLAIKLNSQVCIFLFFIFIVFQFHLMLSFFYFIILICKFLIMF; encoded by the exons atggctggaactggaagtgcaagtgcaagctctagttcaGTTGCAAATGTCCGAAATGAAAATACcccctttaaaattgatcaagattcaccactttggcattatacaacaatgatcaagccagtgtctggtggtgggggttttgtttggcaatgcaaccattgtggcactgagtataccagctcatactatcgagtgaaaggccacctttgtttcatccctgggcgtggaataaaattttgtaagggatcagatggcaaggggctgccaaaagctctagttttgggatatattagagaacaagaggaagctgaTAGGAGAAGTGGCAAAGCAAAGACTAATCATCCTCTTATCCATCAAAGCTCAATGTCTAAGAGGCCTTCTAGTAGCATGGGCTCCACAAGACCAGCTGGTTCACATCCTTTCATGCAAAACCCACCAGTTGATGCAGTAGAGAATCAGAATGTTGTGGCTTCacggaaaagaggcccattggattttgccttcaaaaatgaactgagagagattgcagattccaaaattgcacgttgcctttatggcaatgggcttcctttcaaccttgttagatcaccttactttcgggacatggtgcatactctttgcaatacaccttctgattatgtttgtccagggtatgaaaaggtgagaaccaccttattggcaaagaAGAAAGCATCCATAGAGTTACAGTTGAAggtcatcaaagatacatggcaggaaacaggtgtgaccattgtttctgatggatggaaagattgtaaaaataggccattgatcaatgttatagcagtgtgtcctaaaggggcaatgtttttgaaagcagtggattgtgaggggcaagtgaaagatgcaagtttcattgccaatatcttgatagaatgcattgacatggtggggcctcaaaatgttgtccaagttgtaactgacaatgctaaaaattgtagggcagcagggactatagtggaggctacatatggtcacatcttttggacaccatgcgcaatacactcactcaatttaatcatgcaaaagcttggcacacaaattgattgggtgaaaaaacTATATGCGGAgggcgaggagattcaaatgtttgtgactaatcatcatatgtcacaagccattttcaggaccttctccaagttggagttgttgaag gttgctgaaacacgatttgcatctcacacgctcgtcttaagacgacttctgAAGGTGCGAGAcgccttgagttctatggtcatcaacagcttgtggagtgtatggaagcagtcccacacagaaagagctctaaaagtaagagcattgatccttagtgagaaatggtgggatgatgtggaatatgttttgaatttcactgagcccatcatgagcatgatcaggtatgctgatactgatcgcccatgtttgggcgagatttatgatggcatggattgcatggtggaaaaaataaaagaagtaataaatagaaaagaaaatgacccaacggaaacatttttcaaagttgtgcagaaaattgttgttgaccgttggaacaagatgaccacccccttacatctcttagcatttgctttgacgccaaaattttatagtgcagagatgcttgcaacaccaaggagggtgccaccatatagagatgcagaggttgcttctggctatagggctgcctttaaaaagatatatcaagatgaggagacaagaaatattgtcatgagggagtttggccaatttgtatctgcaaaaaatcatgatgttgtagctcttaatgctagatatgggatggatgctgatgagtggtggtatgtacatggtcaaggctccatttacttgcagcctcttgcaattaaacttaactcccaagtatgtatctttttattttttatttttatagttttccaattccatttgatgctatcatttttttattttataattttaatttgtaaatttctaattatgttttaa